One genomic segment of Intestinimonas butyriciproducens includes these proteins:
- a CDS encoding FAD-binding oxidoreductase — protein MAQYNQVTPEIVEKLQAIAPGRVYTGADVNEDYSRDEMPIYGTRMPDVAIDAMSTEEISAIMKICNENHIPVTCRGAGTGLAGACTPIAGGVVICTMKMKKILSYDTDNFTVTVQPGVLLNDLAEDALKQGLLYPPDPGEKFATLGGNVSTNAGGMRAVKYGATRDYVRSMTVVLPSGEVVKFGSSVSKTSSGYSLLNLMIGSEGTLGIITELTLKLIPAPKVTVSLIVPYESLPDAIATVPQFKKAHMNPQALEFFEREILISSEEYLGKAVFPRNVGGTDVGAYLLVTFDGETQEEIDAIVEKAAELVLDAGALDVLVADTPAKMKDAWAARSSFLEGIEEQTKLLDECDVVVPTSRIADFVGYVKSIEPEFGFAVKSFGHAGDGNLHIYTCANDMELDEFKKQVDTFMTKIYDKATEMGGLVSGEHGIGMGKIEYLARSVGETNMKLMEDIKKVFDPNLILNPGKVCYKL, from the coding sequence ATGGCTCAGTACAATCAAGTCACACCGGAAATCGTTGAAAAGTTACAGGCAATCGCTCCCGGCCGCGTCTACACCGGCGCCGACGTAAATGAGGACTACTCCCGCGACGAGATGCCCATCTATGGCACACGGATGCCCGACGTGGCCATTGACGCCATGAGCACGGAGGAGATCTCCGCCATCATGAAGATCTGTAACGAAAACCACATCCCGGTCACCTGTCGCGGTGCGGGCACCGGACTGGCCGGCGCCTGCACCCCCATCGCCGGCGGCGTGGTCATCTGCACCATGAAGATGAAGAAGATCCTCTCCTATGACACCGACAACTTCACTGTCACCGTGCAACCCGGCGTGCTGCTCAACGATCTGGCCGAGGACGCCTTGAAGCAGGGGCTGCTGTATCCCCCCGATCCCGGTGAAAAGTTTGCCACGCTGGGCGGCAACGTCTCCACCAACGCCGGCGGCATGCGGGCCGTCAAGTACGGCGCCACCCGCGATTATGTCCGCTCCATGACTGTGGTGCTTCCCTCCGGCGAGGTGGTGAAATTCGGCTCCTCCGTATCCAAGACCTCCTCCGGTTATTCCCTGCTGAATCTGATGATCGGTTCCGAGGGCACGCTGGGCATCATCACCGAGCTCACGCTGAAGCTCATCCCCGCCCCCAAGGTCACCGTCAGCCTGATCGTCCCCTATGAGAGCCTGCCCGACGCCATCGCCACCGTGCCCCAGTTCAAGAAGGCTCATATGAATCCCCAGGCGCTGGAGTTCTTTGAGCGCGAGATTCTGATCTCCTCCGAGGAGTATCTGGGCAAGGCCGTGTTCCCCCGCAACGTGGGCGGCACCGATGTTGGCGCCTACCTGCTGGTCACCTTCGACGGCGAGACCCAGGAGGAGATCGACGCCATCGTGGAGAAGGCCGCCGAGCTGGTGCTGGACGCCGGCGCTCTGGACGTGCTGGTGGCGGATACCCCCGCTAAAATGAAGGACGCCTGGGCCGCCCGCTCCTCCTTCCTGGAGGGGATCGAGGAGCAGACCAAGCTGCTCGACGAGTGCGACGTGGTGGTGCCCACCAGCCGTATCGCCGACTTTGTGGGCTATGTCAAGAGCATCGAGCCTGAATTCGGCTTCGCCGTGAAGAGCTTTGGCCACGCCGGCGACGGCAACCTGCACATCTATACCTGCGCCAACGATATGGAGCTGGATGAGTTCAAGAAGCAGGTCGATACCTTCATGACTAAGATCTATGACAAGGCCACCGAGATGGGCGGTCTGGTCTCTGGTGAGCACGGCATCGGCATGGGCAAGATCGAATATTTGGCCCGCAGCGTGGGCGAGACCAATATGAAGCTGATGGAGGACATCAAGAAGGTCTTTGACCCCAACCTGATCCTCAATCCCGGCAAGGTCTGCTACAAGCTGTAA
- a CDS encoding glycerophosphodiester phosphodiesterase family protein — protein sequence MRNARNRALSLLCAGAILVSAVPVRASAAASAAVEGALIQGVEGRIRIDLGDASIDGTKTVRLSGYMEPIPDAYVEDGLVLRLDGLEGTDAEAGTWTNLAGSRDPVYENNDIVYINRPEVDKVTGEGANYFEGNGLVLDNSKVYLPACVAEAVNGDAYTVEYFVDSEGYSGNERAYSPLLTVDETADSWSIFTRTPGSTMELKQGANARLKVSFESALGAPSAVVFDKASGAATWYLDGTAKGQVNAANPAAAEQVILGGRLADNSGKPGPAYQTEAKYYSVRVYNRALSAGELRANALRDHSRFLGESGLPDLKVKGIALKESGTTEVSLDFTDGVALLPVQSGTLGTLSLKLSVDSTGIPVELETVTPVEAVRDLAAEAMEITVASSATEWDVRAAVEDELKSVLAGSYFLTQGGAIVVSGRESGGFTAKLSLKDDEATVTLQVTVRRSAPTDFDALKPYFIRVMQGTFQFDSAEAVTAHAIAQQVSALLEDETVTPSVRWEEEEGCWMLTLDQGEKSASLPLYINSEVNYDFDDADLLNYCTLRMAGSDYARISGGALEVSGTVGNTYENVVFPVWNFGRDFCIEAEVQLKSAVNNSRWMAVSYGLKPSEDDYQYTFWQMAVRQNATASNGVECANMANGWNVTHTASYGEAISPDKTYKLTILYKDGVIYEYINEEFMIKSERVPAAGADGKIAFTYDRLNAEVKSLRVTSDLPDLPMEKPLAENGYDTDVYEPVTDLVMAPTVVAENSGESAAAVAAGERRPATLVREVAGDLTVEDDGARIALSEYMTRLEKKALAGFRIEDEETAAAFAQYASENSLVDVTVFSTDSKVLKTACAGAPGIRGVLDFTGDMPEKTIDVVFDTNRSGARIALIPASTATRETVSYIQARAVTVWVQAAGDEMDTAILAGADGIVTDDWTAALDAIEAYSSGEQVLTRPTVIVAHRGFHQTAPENSERAAKLAVEAGADAIECDVYLSSDGYVMINHDDTTGRLMNKSLSVSGSTKAELQALTFTVGTAQEGDKMPTLEELFAAADEADPDDDIIHVIEIKSSAPELIDPLVQVIKDCGMEDRVVFISFHDEQIKRIREKMPEISVGELNSCTNSGNDLATNIKGLSDRLDPLNAFYNCNYGAQTEELVQAARHRGIYVHPWTANDQSTFEQEFGDGYHGITSDRVDYATDYLSGLTVESASVTAKTGEANAVAIAADEVRRIGSTPAQQVGFRQLSGVKVRQDEQGRFWAEQAGVAVIVLSATDTLPATGETYTVYSMPVAVEFAQAVTLSGYDTDIYEPVTDLVMAPTVVAENSGESAAAVAAGERRPATLVQAVAGDLTVEDDGTRVSLKDYMARLEKKALAGFRIEDEETAAAFARYMAENGLVDVNVFSTDSEVLKIACAGAPGIRGVLDFTGDMPEKTIDVVFDTNRSGARIALIPASAATRETVSYIQARAVTVWVQTAGEELDQIILSGADGIVTDDWTAALDAIEAYSNGERVLTRPTYIVAHRGFHEAAPENSERAAKLAVEAGADAIECDVYLSSDGYIMVNHDDDTGRLMNENLVVSESTKAELQALTFTVGTAQEGDKMPTLEELFAAADAADPDDDVIHVIELKSTDPAMIEPLVKAVRDCGMEDRVVFISFSDEQIALMRELMPEISEGELNPCTLFGDAGLAENLQSLSERIDPLNAFYNCYYGYGVQTPELVQAARHRGIYVHPWTVDGQSDFEQEFYDGYHGITSNRVDYATDYLSGLTVESASVTAKTGEANAVAIAADEVRRSGSTPAQQVGFRQLSGVKVRQDEQGRFWAEQAGVAVIVLSATDTLPASGETYTVYSDPIAVTFTKDSGSSDKDDDDDDTKPTQPDQPDTTPDTEPAQPDTEPQEPVRFSDVPETYWGYSAIQKLVALQVVNGTDNGAFEPEKSVTRAEFVVMLSRLSGDATGQGSTGFQDVAQDAWYASAVAWAVENGITTGTSETTFAPDAPISRQDMAVMLYRFLNARGVSLNKGGTAGQFLDVNEISSYAAEAVEYMRRTGVINGRPDGSFAPLDSASRAETCSMLAGIADAVRS from the coding sequence ATGAGAAATGCACGAAACCGTGCGCTTTCCCTCCTGTGTGCCGGTGCGATCCTGGTGTCGGCCGTTCCGGTCCGGGCCTCAGCGGCGGCGTCCGCCGCAGTGGAGGGCGCCCTGATCCAGGGTGTGGAGGGGCGCATTCGCATCGACTTGGGCGATGCATCGATCGACGGGACAAAAACCGTGCGCCTGAGTGGGTATATGGAGCCTATTCCCGACGCATATGTGGAAGATGGGCTGGTCCTCCGTCTGGACGGCCTGGAGGGCACCGACGCGGAGGCGGGCACCTGGACGAACCTGGCCGGGAGCCGGGACCCTGTCTATGAGAACAACGATATCGTCTATATCAACCGCCCCGAGGTGGACAAGGTAACGGGCGAGGGCGCCAACTACTTTGAGGGCAACGGCTTGGTGCTGGACAACAGCAAGGTCTACCTCCCCGCGTGCGTGGCGGAGGCGGTCAACGGCGACGCCTACACGGTGGAGTATTTTGTGGACAGCGAGGGCTACAGCGGCAACGAGCGCGCTTATTCCCCTCTGCTGACTGTGGACGAGACCGCAGACAGTTGGAGCATCTTCACCCGGACCCCGGGCTCCACCATGGAGCTCAAGCAGGGGGCAAATGCCCGGCTGAAGGTATCCTTTGAGAGCGCCCTGGGTGCCCCCAGCGCGGTGGTGTTTGACAAGGCCTCCGGGGCCGCAACCTGGTATCTGGACGGCACGGCCAAGGGCCAGGTGAACGCCGCCAATCCTGCTGCGGCCGAGCAGGTCATCCTGGGGGGACGGCTGGCCGACAACAGCGGGAAGCCCGGCCCGGCCTACCAGACGGAAGCCAAGTATTACAGCGTCCGGGTCTATAACCGGGCCCTGAGCGCCGGGGAGCTGCGGGCCAATGCCCTGCGGGACCACAGCCGGTTCCTGGGCGAGAGTGGGCTGCCCGACCTCAAAGTAAAGGGGATCGCCCTGAAGGAGTCCGGCACAACCGAAGTCAGCCTGGACTTTACCGACGGCGTGGCGCTGCTGCCTGTCCAGAGCGGGACGTTGGGAACCCTCTCTCTGAAGCTGAGCGTGGACAGCACCGGCATCCCGGTGGAGCTGGAGACCGTAACGCCAGTGGAGGCCGTCAGGGATCTGGCGGCGGAGGCTATGGAGATCACGGTGGCCAGCAGCGCCACGGAGTGGGATGTCCGCGCCGCGGTGGAGGACGAGCTGAAGAGCGTCCTGGCGGGCTCCTACTTCCTGACCCAAGGGGGAGCCATCGTTGTCTCCGGTAGGGAGAGCGGCGGCTTTACCGCCAAGCTGTCCCTCAAGGACGATGAGGCCACGGTAACGCTGCAAGTCACCGTCCGCCGGAGCGCGCCCACCGACTTTGACGCCCTGAAGCCCTATTTCATCCGGGTGATGCAGGGCACCTTCCAGTTTGACAGTGCGGAGGCCGTCACCGCCCACGCCATTGCCCAACAGGTCTCCGCCCTGCTGGAAGACGAGACGGTCACGCCCTCCGTACGGTGGGAAGAGGAGGAGGGCTGCTGGATGCTCACCCTGGACCAGGGGGAGAAGAGCGCCTCCCTGCCCCTCTATATCAACAGCGAAGTGAACTATGACTTTGACGACGCCGACCTGCTCAATTACTGCACGCTGCGTATGGCGGGGAGCGACTACGCCCGCATCTCCGGCGGCGCGCTGGAGGTCAGCGGCACTGTGGGCAACACTTATGAAAATGTGGTCTTCCCGGTGTGGAACTTCGGCCGGGACTTCTGCATCGAGGCCGAGGTGCAGCTCAAGAGCGCCGTCAACAATAGCCGGTGGATGGCTGTCTCCTACGGCCTCAAACCATCCGAGGACGACTATCAATACACCTTCTGGCAGATGGCGGTCCGGCAGAACGCCACCGCAAGCAACGGCGTGGAGTGCGCCAACATGGCGAATGGCTGGAATGTGACCCATACCGCCTCCTACGGCGAGGCGATCTCCCCGGACAAGACCTATAAGCTCACCATCCTCTATAAGGACGGCGTGATCTATGAGTATATCAACGAGGAGTTTATGATCAAATCCGAACGCGTCCCTGCCGCCGGGGCCGACGGTAAGATCGCGTTCACCTACGACCGCCTGAACGCGGAGGTCAAGAGCCTGCGGGTGACCTCCGACCTCCCGGATCTGCCCATGGAAAAGCCCCTGGCGGAGAATGGGTATGATACCGATGTTTACGAGCCCGTGACCGACCTGGTGATGGCCCCCACCGTGGTGGCTGAAAACAGCGGTGAGAGCGCAGCGGCGGTGGCCGCCGGGGAGCGCCGTCCCGCCACCCTGGTGCGGGAGGTGGCCGGGGACCTCACTGTGGAAGACGACGGTGCGCGCATCGCTCTGTCCGAGTATATGACCCGCCTGGAGAAAAAGGCCCTGGCCGGCTTCCGCATCGAGGACGAGGAGACGGCCGCCGCCTTTGCCCAGTATGCATCGGAGAACAGCCTGGTGGATGTGACGGTGTTCTCCACAGACAGCAAAGTGCTGAAAACCGCCTGCGCCGGTGCGCCAGGCATCCGCGGGGTACTGGACTTCACCGGGGATATGCCGGAGAAGACCATCGACGTGGTGTTCGACACCAACCGCAGCGGTGCGCGCATCGCCCTCATCCCCGCCTCCACCGCCACCCGGGAGACTGTGAGCTATATCCAGGCCCGCGCCGTGACCGTCTGGGTCCAGGCCGCCGGGGACGAGATGGACACCGCCATCCTGGCCGGTGCGGACGGCATTGTGACCGACGACTGGACCGCCGCCCTGGACGCCATTGAGGCCTACAGCAGCGGTGAGCAGGTCCTTACCCGGCCCACCGTCATTGTGGCCCACCGCGGCTTCCACCAGACTGCCCCTGAAAACTCCGAGCGGGCCGCCAAGCTGGCCGTGGAGGCGGGCGCGGACGCCATCGAGTGCGACGTCTACCTTTCCAGTGACGGCTATGTTATGATCAACCACGACGACACCACAGGCCGCCTGATGAATAAAAGTTTGAGTGTGTCCGGTTCCACCAAGGCGGAACTCCAGGCCCTGACCTTTACGGTCGGTACCGCCCAGGAGGGCGATAAGATGCCTACCCTGGAGGAGCTCTTCGCTGCGGCGGATGAGGCCGATCCGGACGACGATATTATCCATGTGATCGAGATCAAGAGTTCGGCCCCCGAACTCATCGATCCTCTGGTCCAGGTGATCAAAGACTGCGGCATGGAGGATCGGGTGGTGTTTATCTCCTTCCACGACGAGCAGATCAAACGCATCCGGGAGAAAATGCCCGAGATCTCAGTGGGCGAGCTCAACAGCTGTACCAACTCCGGCAACGATCTGGCCACCAATATAAAGGGCCTGAGCGACCGGCTGGATCCCCTCAATGCCTTCTATAACTGCAATTACGGCGCGCAGACGGAGGAACTGGTCCAGGCCGCCCGCCACCGCGGCATCTATGTCCACCCCTGGACGGCGAATGACCAGAGCACTTTTGAGCAGGAGTTTGGGGACGGCTACCACGGCATCACCTCCGACCGGGTGGACTACGCCACGGACTATCTCTCCGGCCTGACCGTGGAGAGTGCTTCCGTAACCGCCAAGACCGGCGAGGCCAACGCCGTGGCCATTGCCGCCGACGAGGTGCGCCGCATCGGGAGCACACCCGCCCAGCAGGTGGGATTCCGCCAGCTCTCCGGCGTGAAGGTCCGGCAGGACGAGCAGGGACGCTTCTGGGCCGAGCAGGCGGGTGTTGCCGTCATTGTCCTCAGTGCCACGGATACCCTGCCCGCCACCGGGGAGACCTACACGGTCTACTCCATGCCTGTGGCCGTAGAATTCGCGCAGGCCGTGACCCTGAGCGGCTATGATACCGATATCTATGAGCCCGTGACCGACCTGGTGATGGCCCCCACCGTGGTGGCTGAAAACAGCGGTGAGAGCGCAGCGGCGGTGGCCGCCGGAGAGCGCCGTCCCGCCACCCTGGTACAGGCGGTGGCCGGGGACCTCACCGTGGAAGACGACGGCACACGCGTGAGCCTGAAGGACTACATGGCCCGTCTGGAGAAAAAGGCCCTGGCCGGCTTCCGCATCGAGGACGAGGAGACGGCGGCCGCCTTCGCCCGGTATATGGCAGAGAATGGCCTGGTGGACGTAAATGTATTCTCCACGGACAGCGAAGTGCTGAAAATCGCCTGCGCCGGTGCGCCCGGTATCCGCGGGGTGCTGGACTTCACCGGGGATATGCCGGAGAAGACCATCGACGTGGTGTTCGACACCAACCGCAGCGGTGCGCGCATCGCCCTCATCCCCGCCTCCGCCGCCACCCGGGAGACTGTGAGCTATATCCAGGCCCGCGCCGTGACTGTGTGGGTCCAGACTGCCGGGGAGGAGCTGGACCAGATCATTCTCTCCGGCGCAGACGGTATTGTGACCGACGACTGGACCGCCGCCCTAGACGCCATTGAGGCCTACAGCAACGGCGAACGGGTCCTCACCCGGCCCACCTATATCGTGGCCCACCGCGGCTTCCACGAGGCCGCCCCTGAAAACTCCGAGCGGGCCGCCAAGCTGGCCGTGGAGGCGGGCGCGGACGCCATCGAGTGCGACGTCTACCTCTCCAGCGACGGCTACATCATGGTCAACCACGACGACGACACCGGCCGCCTGATGAATGAAAACCTGGTGGTGTCCGAGTCCACCAAGGCGGAACTCCAGGCCCTGACCTTTACGGTCGGTACCGCCCAGGAGGGCGATAAGATGCCTACCCTGGAGGAGCTCTTCGCCGCGGCGGATGCGGCCGATCCGGACGACGATGTCATCCACGTCATCGAGCTCAAGAGCACCGATCCCGCCATGATCGAACCCCTGGTCAAGGCAGTCAGGGACTGCGGCATGGAGGACCGGGTAGTGTTCATCTCCTTCTCCGACGAGCAGATCGCACTGATGCGGGAGTTGATGCCCGAGATCTCCGAAGGAGAGCTCAACCCCTGCACCCTCTTCGGAGACGCCGGATTGGCGGAGAATCTTCAGAGCCTCAGCGAGCGGATCGATCCTCTCAACGCTTTCTATAACTGCTACTATGGCTACGGCGTCCAGACCCCCGAGCTGGTCCAGGCCGCCCGCCACCGCGGCATCTATGTCCACCCCTGGACGGTGGACGGACAGAGTGATTTCGAGCAGGAGTTCTACGACGGTTATCACGGCATCACCTCCAACCGGGTGGACTACGCCACAGATTATCTCTCCGGTCTGACTGTGGAGAGTGCTTCCGTAACCGCCAAGACCGGCGAGGCCAACGCCGTGGCCATTGCCGCCGACGAGGTGCGCCGCAGCGGGAGCACGCCCGCCCAGCAGGTGGGATTCCGCCAGCTCTCCGGCGTGAAGGTCCGGCAGGACGAGCAGGGACGCTTCTGGGCCGAGCAGGCGGGCGTTGCCGTCATTGTCCTCAGCGCCACGGATACCCTGCCTGCTAGCGGGGAGACCTACACCGTTTACTCCGACCCCATCGCCGTCACCTTCACGAAGGATTCCGGAAGCAGCGACAAGGATGACGATGACGACGATACCAAACCCACACAGCCTGATCAGCCTGACACTACGCCCGACACCGAACCCGCCCAGCCGGATACGGAGCCGCAGGAGCCCGTGCGCTTTTCCGACGTGCCCGAGACTTATTGGGGGTACTCCGCTATCCAGAAGCTGGTGGCCCTGCAGGTGGTCAACGGCACTGACAATGGAGCTTTTGAGCCGGAAAAGAGCGTGACCAGGGCGGAATTTGTGGTCATGCTCTCCCGCCTCAGCGGCGATGCCACAGGGCAGGGAAGCACCGGATTCCAGGATGTGGCGCAGGATGCCTGGTACGCTTCTGCGGTGGCTTGGGCGGTAGAGAACGGTATCACCACAGGCACGTCCGAGACCACCTTTGCCCCCGACGCACCCATCTCCCGCCAGGATATGGCGGTGATGCTCTATCGTTTCCTCAACGCTCGGGGCGTCAGCCTGAATAAGGGCGGCACGGCGGGCCAGTTCCTGGATGTGAACGAGATCTCCTCCTATGCGGCCGAGGCGGTGGAATACATGCGCCGCACCGGCGTCATCAACGGCAGGCCAGACGGCAGTTTTGCCCCTCTGGACAGCGCCTCCCGTGCGGAGACCTGCAGCATGCTTGCAGGCATTGCGGACGCGGTACGGAGCTGA
- a CDS encoding DUF6514 family protein, producing MRELFVETRTAVGEDGRLHSFDYYVVIGEMEVGGRFACESYGVKVAEQGGDTAVIPNITVSISRIDALVDRMLRNTVGPASARDVVDDWL from the coding sequence ATGAGAGAACTGTTTGTTGAGACGAGGACAGCGGTGGGAGAGGACGGCAGGCTCCACAGTTTTGATTACTATGTGGTGATCGGAGAGATGGAGGTGGGCGGACGCTTTGCCTGCGAGAGCTACGGCGTGAAAGTGGCGGAGCAGGGCGGCGATACAGCGGTGATTCCCAACATCACGGTAAGCATCTCCCGCATTGACGCGCTGGTGGACCGGATGCTGCGCAACACCGTGGGCCCGGCTTCGGCCCGGGACGTGGTGGACGACTGGCTCTGA
- a CDS encoding 2-hydroxyacid dehydrogenase yields MHIVLLESLGVPQEVLAACARPLVEAGHTFHAYAREDDPQTQIARAGDADVLMIANMPLCGEVISACPNLKFIDVAFTGVDHVDLESARAKGIRVSNAAGYSTQAVAELAVCLMLSLLRNVPQVDERCRNGRDKSGLVGTELGGKTVGLIGVGAIGSRTANLCRAFGCKVLGYKRHMRGDEPSFVEFVPLDELLARSDIVSLHCPLNDDSRGLIDRAAIAKMKRGAYLINVARGPVVDSQALADALNSGYLAGAGIDVFEAEPPLFADHPLLHSKNTIVTPHVAFASAESMEARCRIVFDNIQKWLEGTPVNVVL; encoded by the coding sequence ATGCATATTGTTCTGCTGGAATCCCTGGGGGTCCCCCAGGAGGTCCTTGCCGCCTGCGCACGCCCCCTGGTGGAGGCCGGACACACCTTTCATGCCTATGCCAGAGAGGACGATCCGCAGACACAGATCGCCCGTGCCGGAGACGCCGACGTCCTTATGATCGCCAACATGCCTCTGTGCGGCGAGGTCATCTCCGCCTGTCCCAACCTCAAATTCATTGACGTGGCCTTTACCGGGGTGGACCATGTGGACCTGGAGTCCGCCCGCGCCAAGGGCATCCGGGTCTCAAACGCTGCGGGCTATTCCACCCAGGCGGTGGCGGAGCTGGCCGTGTGTCTGATGCTCTCCCTGCTGCGCAACGTGCCCCAGGTGGACGAGCGATGCCGGAACGGGCGGGACAAGAGCGGTCTTGTAGGCACCGAACTGGGCGGCAAGACCGTAGGGCTCATCGGCGTGGGCGCCATCGGCTCCCGCACCGCCAATCTCTGCCGGGCGTTTGGCTGCAAGGTGTTGGGCTACAAGCGCCATATGCGCGGAGATGAGCCCTCCTTTGTGGAGTTTGTGCCCCTGGACGAGCTGCTTGCCCGGTCCGACATCGTCTCCCTTCACTGCCCATTGAACGACGACTCCCGAGGGCTGATTGACCGGGCGGCCATCGCGAAAATGAAGCGCGGAGCCTACCTTATCAATGTGGCGCGGGGACCCGTGGTGGACTCCCAGGCCCTGGCCGACGCCCTGAACAGCGGCTATCTCGCCGGAGCGGGGATCGACGTCTTTGAGGCCGAACCGCCCCTGTTCGCAGACCACCCGCTGCTCCACAGCAAAAACACCATCGTCACCCCCCATGTGGCCTTTGCCTCAGCGGAGTCCATGGAGGCCAGGTGCAGGATCGTGTTTGACAACATCCAGAAGTGGCTGGAGGGCACTCCAGTCAACGTGGTCCTTTGA
- a CDS encoding DNA-3-methyladenine glycosylase family protein, whose protein sequence is MIRRTIPHLDLAQIAASGQCFTWGRGAAGSWTIPAGERLVTACQRGEELTFSCDMAEFDAFWAGYFDLDTDYGALKASVDPADRYLTAAVAHGGGIRILRQDFWEVLVSFLISQNNNITRITRSMALLRERYGKSTGGFRAFPRPDGLTGVSEADFRDVGLGYRAKYLTWLSRELAGGGLEALERTLSDAGDEEAERTLMGLYGVGKKVADCVCLFGLHRTDFFPVDTHIRQVLDRHYPGGFPRERYRGGLGILQQYMFYYDLKQ, encoded by the coding sequence TTGATCCGGCGCACCATTCCCCACCTGGACCTGGCGCAGATCGCCGCCTCCGGTCAGTGCTTCACCTGGGGGCGGGGGGCGGCAGGCAGTTGGACCATTCCCGCGGGAGAGCGGCTGGTGACGGCCTGCCAGCGGGGGGAAGAGCTGACATTTTCCTGTGACATGGCGGAGTTCGACGCCTTCTGGGCCGGATATTTCGATCTGGACACCGACTATGGGGCGCTGAAAGCCTCCGTGGACCCGGCGGATAGGTATCTCACCGCTGCAGTGGCCCATGGAGGCGGCATCCGGATCCTCCGCCAGGACTTTTGGGAGGTGCTGGTGAGCTTCCTTATCTCACAGAACAACAACATCACCCGCATTACCCGCAGCATGGCCCTCCTTCGGGAGCGGTATGGAAAATCGACGGGCGGGTTCCGGGCTTTCCCGCGCCCGGACGGTCTGACCGGCGTCTCTGAGGCTGATTTCCGGGACGTGGGCCTGGGATACCGGGCCAAATACCTGACATGGCTTTCCAGGGAGCTGGCGGGCGGGGGACTGGAGGCGCTGGAGCGCACACTGTCGGATGCAGGGGATGAGGAGGCTGAGCGGACCCTGATGGGGCTCTATGGTGTGGGGAAGAAGGTGGCAGACTGCGTCTGCCTCTTCGGCCTCCACCGCACGGATTTCTTCCCGGTGGACACCCACATCCGGCAGGTCCTGGACCGGCACTATCCCGGCGGATTTCCCAGAGAGCGGTACCGGGGCGGACTGGGCATCCTCCAGCAATACATGTTCTACTATGATCTGAAGCAATAA
- a CDS encoding M24 family metallopeptidase — MNKTRLSRVIANMEAQSLEQIVVTSTSSVYYLTGIHVEPMERMLALYIHTSGRCVLYANELFAIPPQEDLELLLHTDSDDPAALLAAGVASGRLGIDKSWPSKFLIRVLEARPDVAPVLGSAPVDEARMIKDEAEIAAMRRASRINDQVVGQAIAALHAGASETEIADLVERLFQEKGANRSSEGQLVCFGPNGADPHHGPDGTRLREGDSVVLDIFIPIGRYWCDMTRTVFFRSASEEGRRVYETVKAANLAAEAVIRPGMPMREIDRAARRVIEEAGYGPHFTHRLGHGCGLDCHEPPDNSAACGVLTRPGMVFSVEPGIYLPGKLGVRIEDLVLVTEEGCEVLNAYPKELQVVG, encoded by the coding sequence ATGAACAAAACCCGACTCAGCCGGGTTATCGCCAATATGGAGGCCCAGAGCCTGGAACAGATCGTCGTTACCTCCACCTCGTCGGTCTACTATCTCACCGGTATCCATGTGGAGCCTATGGAGCGGATGCTGGCCCTGTATATCCACACCTCCGGCCGCTGTGTGCTCTATGCAAATGAACTCTTCGCCATTCCTCCCCAGGAGGACTTGGAGCTCCTCCTCCATACCGACAGCGATGACCCGGCCGCGCTGCTGGCGGCCGGGGTGGCGTCGGGCAGGTTGGGGATCGACAAATCCTGGCCCAGCAAATTTCTCATCCGCGTGCTGGAGGCGCGGCCCGACGTGGCTCCGGTGCTGGGGTCCGCCCCGGTGGACGAGGCCCGGATGATCAAGGACGAGGCAGAGATCGCCGCCATGCGCCGCGCCTCCCGGATCAATGACCAGGTGGTGGGACAGGCCATCGCCGCCCTCCACGCCGGAGCCAGTGAGACGGAGATCGCCGATCTGGTGGAGCGGCTCTTCCAGGAGAAGGGGGCCAACCGTTCCAGCGAGGGACAACTGGTCTGCTTCGGCCCCAATGGCGCCGACCCCCACCATGGCCCGGACGGCACGCGCCTCCGGGAGGGAGACTCGGTGGTGCTGGATATTTTCATCCCCATTGGGCGCTATTGGTGCGATATGACCCGCACGGTGTTCTTCCGCTCTGCCAGTGAGGAGGGGCGCCGGGTCTATGAGACTGTGAAAGCCGCCAACCTGGCGGCGGAGGCTGTGATCCGGCCGGGCATGCCCATGCGGGAGATCGACCGGGCGGCCCGGCGTGTCATTGAGGAGGCGGGCTACGGTCCCCACTTCACCCACCGCCTGGGACACGGCTGCGGCCTGGACTGCCATGAGCCCCCCGATAACTCCGCCGCCTGCGGTGTGCTCACCCGGCCCGGGATGGTGTTCTCAGTCGAGCCGGGCATCTATCTGCCGGGTAAGCTGGGGGTGCGTATCGAGGATCTGGTGTTGGTCACCGAGGAGGGCTGCGAGGTCCTCAACGCCTATCCAAAGGAACTGCAGGTGGTGGGCTGA